In Rubrivirga marina, the following are encoded in one genomic region:
- a CDS encoding ECF-type sigma factor — MEAPDPSTVTRLLQGVAGGDRDALDRLLPVVYDELRAIAGRQRGRWRGDHTLDTSALAHEAFLKLVGAGDRSFETRAHFFGVAARAVRHILVNYAEAKRSLKRGGDAVHLDLIEAYDQPAGTDALTPDTLLAVHDALRRLERVSERESRIVECRLFAGMTVEETAAALGLSSATVKRGWALAQAWLRRELVA, encoded by the coding sequence ATGGAGGCCCCCGACCCGTCCACCGTCACCCGGCTTCTTCAGGGCGTCGCCGGCGGCGACCGGGACGCGCTCGACCGGCTCCTCCCGGTCGTCTATGACGAACTGCGGGCCATCGCAGGGCGCCAGCGCGGTCGGTGGCGCGGCGACCACACCCTGGACACGTCCGCCCTTGCGCACGAGGCGTTCCTGAAGCTCGTCGGGGCCGGCGACCGATCGTTCGAGACCCGGGCCCACTTCTTCGGCGTCGCCGCCCGGGCCGTACGCCACATCTTGGTCAACTACGCCGAGGCCAAGCGGTCGCTCAAGCGCGGGGGCGACGCGGTCCATCTCGATCTCATCGAGGCCTACGACCAGCCGGCCGGAACGGACGCCCTCACACCCGATACCCTCTTGGCCGTCCACGACGCGCTCCGCCGGCTCGAGCGCGTGAGTGAGCGGGAGAGCCGGATCGTCGAGTGCCGCCTGTTCGCCGGGATGACGGTCGAGGAGACCGCCGCCGCGCTTGGCCTGTCGTCGGCCACGGTCAAGCGCGGGTGGGCGCTGGCTCAGGCGTGGCTCCGACGCGAGCTGGTGGCCTGA
- a CDS encoding ATP-grasp domain-containing protein, which yields MRSPVVTVGLRAGALDAAERLGRPVVAVVEKAPGPKASARLAGVVVAPFDPEAEPWESVAAAVRAHEPAAVVALTERSVPPAAHLAAALGLPGLPAEAAHRCSDKRAMKRAARAAGIPCADVVEAEDGLRGDEIVERLGLPLVLKSAVGSGSRGTVVVRDAAEVPPALPPGWMAESFVDGVEMSVESFVVDGEAVWISPTQYLEPAWSSLVPAPLPASDREAALGLAEAARVALGVTRGMTHAELFLTPSGPVFGELAARPPGGHLMPLIHHAYGADPWEAVLRLACGEAPGMPAEPSRAAAVRLFHPGPGTVVAAEGADAAQAMPGVEVCSLRVGPGDAVGTREGTGQEVGHVLVTAETAAEAEARLAAAVDAIRVEVDRRGG from the coding sequence ATGAGGTCGCCGGTCGTCACCGTGGGCCTCCGGGCGGGCGCGCTCGACGCGGCCGAGCGGCTGGGGCGCCCGGTGGTCGCCGTCGTCGAGAAGGCGCCCGGCCCTAAGGCTTCGGCTCGGCTCGCGGGCGTCGTCGTGGCCCCGTTCGACCCCGAGGCCGAGCCGTGGGAATCGGTCGCCGCGGCGGTCCGGGCGCACGAGCCCGCGGCCGTCGTCGCGCTGACGGAGCGGTCGGTGCCGCCGGCCGCGCACCTCGCCGCTGCGCTCGGTCTGCCCGGGCTCCCCGCTGAGGCGGCCCATCGGTGCAGCGACAAGCGGGCCATGAAGCGCGCCGCCCGCGCCGCCGGCATCCCCTGCGCCGACGTGGTCGAGGCCGAAGACGGGCTCCGAGGCGACGAGATCGTGGAGCGATTGGGGCTTCCGCTCGTGCTCAAGTCGGCCGTCGGGTCCGGGAGTCGGGGGACGGTCGTCGTTCGCGACGCGGCGGAGGTGCCGCCCGCGTTGCCGCCGGGCTGGATGGCCGAGTCGTTCGTCGACGGCGTCGAGATGAGCGTCGAGTCGTTCGTGGTCGACGGCGAGGCGGTGTGGATCAGCCCGACGCAGTACCTCGAGCCGGCGTGGTCGAGCCTCGTCCCGGCCCCGCTGCCGGCGTCCGACCGCGAGGCCGCCCTCGGACTCGCCGAGGCGGCCCGGGTGGCGTTGGGCGTCACGCGGGGGATGACGCACGCCGAGCTGTTCCTCACCCCGAGCGGGCCGGTCTTCGGCGAGCTGGCGGCCCGCCCGCCCGGCGGCCACCTCATGCCGCTCATCCACCACGCCTACGGCGCCGACCCGTGGGAGGCGGTGCTCCGCCTGGCCTGCGGCGAGGCGCCCGGGATGCCGGCGGAGCCCTCGCGGGCCGCGGCCGTCCGGCTCTTCCACCCGGGGCCGGGGACCGTCGTGGCGGCCGAGGGCGCGGACGCGGCCCAGGCGATGCCCGGCGTCGAGGTCTGCTCGCTCCGCGTCGGGCCGGGCGACGCCGTCGGCACGCGCGAGGGGACGGGCCAGGAGGTCGGCCACGTGCTCGTGACGGCCGAGACGGCCGCCGAAGCCGAGGCCCGGTTGGCGGCGGCGGTCGACGCGATTCGGGTGGAGGTGGACAGGAGAGGGGGATGA
- a CDS encoding SRPBCC family protein codes for MARTHRLHTTTWLPLPRDEVFPFFADAENLAAITPPELAFEIVTPTPIDMRPGALIEYRLGLFGVRFGWRTEITAWEPPYRFVDQQIEGPYRRWHHTHTFVEAAGPDGEPGTQMDDVVRWELPLWPLGEVAYPAVRAQLARIFGYRQRRIRELLIG; via the coding sequence GTGGCCCGCACGCACCGCCTCCACACGACGACCTGGCTGCCCCTCCCCCGCGACGAGGTGTTCCCGTTCTTCGCCGACGCCGAGAACCTCGCGGCCATCACGCCGCCCGAGCTCGCCTTCGAGATCGTCACGCCGACCCCGATCGACATGCGGCCGGGCGCGCTCATCGAGTATCGCCTCGGGCTGTTCGGCGTCCGGTTCGGGTGGCGGACGGAGATCACGGCATGGGAGCCGCCGTACAGGTTCGTCGATCAGCAGATCGAGGGCCCCTACCGGCGGTGGCACCACACCCACACCTTCGTCGAGGCGGCCGGACCCGACGGGGAGCCCGGCACGCAGATGGACGACGTGGTGCGGTGGGAGCTCCCGCTGTGGCCGCTCGGCGAGGTCGCCTACCCCGCCGTTCGCGCGCAGCTGGCGCGGATCTTCGGGTACCGCCAGCGGCGGATCCGCGAGCTGCTGATCGGCTGA
- a CDS encoding aminopeptidase P family protein: MFAPDTYAARRAALADAVSGGLIVLLGNNAAPMNYAANHYPFRQDGSFRYYAGADAPGLALTIDADSGEATLYGREATIEDRVWDGERPSVADRASAADIPDSAPPDALGGVVAAARQAGRTIHVLPPYRAEHRIRLGNLLGVAPEAVEASDVLTDAVIAQRLVKTPQEVSEIEHAIAIADEMHRTAMWMAQPGRTEFEVAAAIESAATSRGSYLSFPAIVTTRGEVPHHRAGSHVLEAGELLLHDAGCVAPNSGYASDITRVSPVGGTFSERHRAIYDLVLKAQEACIAGCAPGVSFRDLHDLSSKTLAAGLVDLGLLKGDVDELVAEGAHTLFFHHGLGHPLGLDVHDLEGLGEDRVGYADEASRSTQFGTKFLRFARELRPGHVMTVEPGLYFNAVLIELWRSEGRYADAVDYDEAQQWVGFGGVRIEDDVLITDDGHRVLGPPIPKRPEDVEAAVQGGA; this comes from the coding sequence GTGTTCGCTCCCGACACCTACGCCGCCCGCCGCGCGGCGCTCGCCGACGCCGTCTCCGGCGGGCTCATCGTGCTGCTCGGCAACAACGCCGCGCCGATGAACTACGCGGCCAACCACTACCCCTTCCGCCAGGACGGCTCCTTCCGGTACTACGCCGGCGCCGACGCGCCCGGCCTCGCCCTCACGATCGACGCCGATTCCGGCGAGGCCACGCTCTACGGCCGCGAGGCGACGATCGAGGACCGCGTGTGGGACGGCGAGCGCCCCTCGGTCGCCGACCGCGCGTCCGCCGCCGACATCCCCGACTCGGCCCCCCCCGACGCGCTCGGTGGCGTCGTCGCGGCGGCCCGGCAGGCTGGGCGGACGATCCACGTGCTCCCGCCGTACCGGGCCGAGCACCGGATCCGGCTGGGCAACCTCCTCGGCGTCGCGCCCGAGGCGGTCGAGGCATCAGACGTGTTGACGGACGCCGTGATCGCGCAGCGGCTCGTCAAGACGCCGCAGGAGGTCTCCGAGATCGAGCACGCCATTGCCATCGCCGACGAGATGCACCGGACGGCGATGTGGATGGCCCAACCGGGGCGGACCGAATTCGAGGTCGCCGCGGCGATCGAGTCGGCCGCGACGTCGCGGGGCTCGTACCTCTCGTTCCCAGCCATCGTCACGACGCGCGGCGAAGTGCCGCACCACCGCGCCGGCAGCCACGTCCTCGAAGCGGGCGAGCTCCTGCTCCACGACGCCGGCTGCGTCGCGCCGAACTCTGGCTACGCGTCCGACATCACCCGGGTCTCGCCCGTCGGCGGGACGTTTTCGGAGCGCCACCGCGCGATCTACGACCTCGTCCTGAAGGCCCAGGAGGCGTGCATCGCCGGCTGCGCGCCGGGCGTCTCGTTCCGTGACCTCCACGACCTGTCGTCCAAGACCCTGGCCGCCGGTCTCGTCGACCTCGGGCTCCTCAAGGGCGACGTCGACGAGCTGGTGGCCGAGGGAGCCCACACACTGTTCTTCCACCACGGCCTCGGGCACCCGCTCGGCCTCGACGTCCACGACCTCGAGGGGCTCGGCGAGGACCGCGTGGGGTACGCCGATGAGGCCTCCCGGAGCACGCAGTTCGGGACGAAGTTTCTCCGCTTCGCGCGCGAGCTCCGCCCCGGCCACGTCATGACCGTCGAGCCCGGCCTCTACTTCAACGCCGTCCTCATCGAGCTCTGGCGCTCCGAGGGCCGCTACGCCGACGCCGTCGATTACGACGAAGCCCAACAATGGGTCGGCTTCGGCGGCGTCCGGATCGAGGACGACGTGCTCATCACCGACGACGGGCACCGCGTGCTCGGGCCGCCGATCCCGAAGCGGCCCGAGGACGTGGAGGCCGCCGTGCAGGGCGGGGCATGA
- a CDS encoding serine/threonine-protein kinase: protein MELTHWNRVATVFEAALAASPDERARLLASAESVIRAEVESLLGWHPDASAFFSRAAADVPLLLGEAGRSEGGGIGPYRVLDVVGRGGMGEVVRVVDERLGREVALKLLPAWLSADPKARRRLLAEARALAALDHPHVCAVYDAGEAPDRRVYLAMPLYSGETLRERLSRGPLAPAEVARLGAEAAEGLAVAHAAGIVHCDVKPANLFLATVPGQEVPCLKILDFGIARVAEGAAATGTARGTAPYMAPEQTRGEAVGAPADLWALGVVLYEALAGRRPFSAAGDAWVHAVRHDTPNPLPGSVPRPLAQLVLDCLAKDPARRPASAAEVAARLRAGTAPRRRWRRPALGVALAALVVLGAGVWASRARVPPHEVEILAVLPFDVVGGAEYLGEGAVDLLNVRLDGGGVRTVDPAAVLERASGAATLGGRARLARQLGASQFVTGRVVAVGTRLSVTGALYGADGERRATAHVETTEAGLLDALDRLAASLLVADGGGTGGPLESLTTRSLPALKAHLEGRRLVRQFRSGEAIGAFERAVALDSTFALAWMDLAEVAYWSRENGLETYRRATRAAYRHRAGLPRRARRRAEAEFLEMTGDVAGAEASLRQLLLDDPDDPAALALLADHLLAYNGYEGRPLDEPLALAQRAVRLSGERREGLFQLIELSLRLDPTALDSLVALYPSSPDAAFEDVFRHYPALVADAPDELAEAVQAGPRVGALGMLFHRALLPVGDVGRAQVVGEGYFSPGRPTTEREYGRERQALLALMAGQAGRSDRYQAEIRSGHGRGWWLLNSVPVMADPHLPHTRAALQRARAEVAAHDTLWAPLSDETNEFLHSGLQGAVLDYFHGVLSARLGDRADVSLRLRRLERRAADPLARSMAGTLRAADALARDRPAEALAALDGALSVPLDRAGWLSPVYAQSLPRLLRARAHARLGHPREALRWYNSVRDVGWGRGADYHLPSYSVGRARAFRELGRGAASRAEYRRLAAMWTDVDPGWTRLKAEAERGAW, encoded by the coding sequence ATGGAGCTCACCCACTGGAACCGGGTTGCCACGGTCTTCGAGGCGGCCCTCGCGGCCAGCCCTGACGAACGCGCGCGACTGCTGGCCAGCGCCGAGTCCGTCATCCGTGCGGAGGTGGAGAGCCTGCTGGGGTGGCATCCCGACGCGTCCGCGTTCTTCTCGCGGGCCGCGGCCGACGTCCCGTTGCTCCTCGGGGAGGCGGGTCGGAGTGAGGGCGGGGGGATCGGCCCGTACCGCGTCCTCGACGTAGTGGGACGAGGGGGAATGGGGGAGGTCGTCCGCGTGGTCGACGAGCGGCTGGGGCGGGAGGTCGCGCTGAAGCTGCTCCCGGCGTGGCTCTCGGCGGACCCCAAGGCCCGACGTCGGCTGCTCGCCGAGGCCCGGGCCCTCGCGGCTCTCGACCACCCTCACGTGTGTGCCGTCTATGATGCCGGGGAGGCGCCGGACAGGCGTGTGTACCTGGCAATGCCGTTGTACTCGGGCGAGACGCTTCGTGAGCGGCTCAGCCGGGGCCCACTCGCGCCGGCCGAGGTGGCCCGCCTCGGGGCCGAGGCGGCCGAGGGACTCGCCGTCGCCCACGCCGCGGGGATCGTCCATTGCGATGTCAAGCCGGCCAACCTCTTCCTTGCCACCGTCCCAGGTCAGGAGGTGCCCTGTCTCAAGATCTTGGACTTCGGGATCGCCCGGGTCGCCGAAGGCGCAGCCGCGACCGGGACCGCGCGTGGGACGGCTCCGTACATGGCGCCGGAACAGACCCGGGGCGAGGCGGTCGGCGCCCCGGCCGACCTGTGGGCGTTGGGAGTGGTCCTGTACGAGGCGCTGGCGGGGCGGCGGCCCTTCTCGGCAGCGGGCGATGCGTGGGTCCATGCCGTCCGCCACGACACGCCGAATCCGCTGCCAGGGTCGGTCCCGCGGCCGCTGGCCCAGCTCGTGCTGGACTGCCTCGCGAAAGACCCCGCTCGGCGGCCGGCGTCTGCAGCTGAAGTCGCGGCCCGACTCCGGGCGGGGACCGCGCCACGCCGGCGCTGGCGGCGGCCGGCACTCGGGGTCGCGTTAGCGGCGCTCGTCGTCCTCGGAGCCGGCGTCTGGGCGTCGAGGGCGCGCGTTCCCCCGCACGAGGTCGAAATCCTCGCCGTCCTCCCGTTCGACGTCGTCGGGGGGGCCGAGTATCTCGGTGAGGGGGCGGTCGACCTTCTCAACGTGAGGCTTGACGGAGGCGGCGTGCGGACGGTTGATCCGGCGGCGGTCCTTGAGCGGGCCAGCGGGGCCGCGACGCTGGGAGGACGGGCCCGACTGGCGCGCCAGCTCGGGGCGAGCCAGTTTGTAACGGGCCGCGTCGTCGCGGTGGGGACTCGGCTCTCGGTCACGGGGGCGCTCTACGGCGCCGACGGGGAGCGCCGGGCGACGGCCCACGTAGAGACGACGGAGGCCGGGCTGCTCGATGCGCTCGACCGGCTGGCGGCGTCCCTTCTCGTGGCCGACGGCGGCGGGACCGGCGGGCCGCTCGAGAGCCTCACGACCCGGTCGCTCCCGGCCCTAAAGGCGCACCTTGAGGGGCGCCGGCTGGTCCGTCAGTTCCGCTCGGGCGAGGCCATCGGGGCCTTCGAACGGGCCGTGGCCCTCGATTCGACGTTCGCCCTCGCCTGGATGGACCTCGCCGAGGTCGCGTACTGGAGCCGTGAGAACGGGCTCGAGACCTACCGGCGTGCCACACGCGCGGCCTACCGGCACCGGGCCGGTCTCCCGCGCCGGGCGCGGCGCCGGGCCGAGGCCGAGTTCCTCGAGATGACCGGCGACGTGGCTGGGGCCGAGGCCTCGCTCCGCCAACTCCTCCTCGACGACCCCGACGACCCCGCCGCGCTCGCCCTGCTCGCCGACCACCTTCTCGCCTACAACGGGTATGAGGGCCGGCCGCTCGATGAGCCCCTGGCTCTGGCGCAGCGGGCCGTTCGGCTCAGCGGCGAGCGCCGAGAGGGGCTGTTCCAACTGATCGAGCTCTCGCTTCGCCTGGATCCCACCGCGCTGGATTCTCTCGTCGCGCTTTACCCCTCTTCGCCCGATGCCGCCTTCGAGGACGTGTTTCGTCATTACCCCGCGCTCGTAGCCGACGCCCCCGACGAGCTCGCCGAGGCCGTCCAGGCCGGGCCACGCGTGGGGGCCCTTGGCATGCTCTTCCACCGAGCGCTTCTTCCGGTCGGCGACGTCGGCCGGGCCCAGGTGGTGGGCGAGGGGTACTTCTCGCCGGGGCGCCCGACGACGGAGCGCGAGTACGGGCGTGAGCGACAGGCGCTCCTGGCGCTCATGGCAGGCCAGGCGGGGCGGAGCGACCGCTACCAGGCCGAGATCCGGAGCGGCCACGGCCGTGGGTGGTGGCTCCTTAACAGCGTGCCCGTCATGGCCGACCCCCACCTCCCTCACACGAGGGCGGCCCTGCAGCGGGCCCGCGCCGAGGTGGCCGCCCACGACACGCTCTGGGCGCCGCTCTCCGATGAGACGAACGAGTTCCTCCACTCCGGGCTCCAGGGGGCCGTCCTCGACTACTTCCATGGCGTCCTCAGCGCACGCCTCGGCGACCGCGCCGACGTGTCCCTCCGCCTCCGCCGGCTCGAGCGCCGGGCCGCCGACCCGCTCGCCCGCTCAATGGCCGGGACGCTCCGGGCGGCCGACGCGCTCGCACGCGACCGGCCCGCCGAGGCGCTGGCAGCTCTGGATGGCGCGCTCTCTGTCCCCCTCGACCGGGCCGGCTGGCTCTCCCCGGTATACGCTCAGTCGCTCCCGCGCCTGCTCCGGGCCCGAGCTCATGCCCGCCTCGGGCATCCACGCGAAGCCCTCCGGTGGTACAACTCGGTCCGCGACGTCGGCTGGGGCCGGGGGGCCGACTACCACCTCCCGTCGTACTCCGTCGGACGGGCCCGGGCCTTTCGCGAACTCGGCCGAGGGGCGGCGTCTCGGGCTGAGTACCGCCGGCTCGCTGCGATGTGGACCGATGTGGACCCCGGGTGGACTCGGCTCAAGGCAGAGGCCGAGCGGGGCGCATGGTGA
- a CDS encoding zinc-dependent alcohol dehydrogenase family protein codes for MRALRFHRHGPPAEVLQLDDVPMPEPGPGEVRVRLTHRSVNPADLSMVRGTYGRTRELPAVGGNEGVGTIEALGENVEAGRLGQRVVKLGEAPTWQEAVVLPVAETAPVPDALSDEAAAQLFVNPLTAWLLHEAVSLHAGDVLVQTAGASAVARIAAQLAVRHGAHPVAIVRRESYREPLEAIGATVVVADEDTKEARAALREAVGKDGAKAVFDPVAGDPGALATSALAEGGTHVVYGALSGDPLPVSPAALIYRNVRVRGLWRTQWASRATPAALRSALTALADLVVEGAITLPVADTFDLGDAAEAVRAATSHGRWGKVLLEG; via the coding sequence ATGCGCGCCCTCCGCTTCCACCGCCACGGCCCGCCCGCCGAGGTCCTCCAGCTCGACGACGTCCCGATGCCCGAGCCTGGCCCCGGCGAGGTCCGTGTCCGCCTCACGCACCGATCGGTCAACCCGGCCGACCTGTCGATGGTGCGCGGGACGTACGGGCGCACCCGCGAGCTCCCGGCCGTCGGCGGGAACGAGGGCGTCGGCACCATCGAGGCGCTTGGCGAGAACGTCGAGGCCGGCCGCCTCGGGCAGCGCGTGGTCAAGCTCGGCGAGGCGCCGACGTGGCAGGAGGCCGTCGTGCTCCCGGTCGCCGAGACGGCCCCGGTCCCCGACGCGCTTTCGGACGAGGCCGCGGCGCAGCTGTTCGTCAACCCGCTCACGGCGTGGCTCCTCCACGAGGCCGTCTCGCTCCACGCGGGCGACGTGCTGGTGCAGACGGCCGGGGCGAGCGCCGTCGCCCGGATCGCCGCCCAGCTGGCCGTCCGGCACGGCGCCCACCCGGTCGCGATCGTCCGTCGCGAGAGCTACCGCGAGCCGCTGGAGGCGATCGGCGCGACGGTCGTGGTGGCCGACGAGGACACCAAGGAGGCGCGGGCCGCGCTCCGAGAGGCCGTCGGCAAGGACGGCGCGAAGGCCGTGTTCGACCCCGTCGCGGGCGACCCCGGGGCGCTGGCGACGTCAGCGCTGGCGGAAGGCGGGACGCACGTCGTGTATGGCGCGCTCAGTGGGGACCCGTTGCCGGTCTCCCCCGCCGCCCTCATCTACCGCAACGTCCGCGTTCGGGGCCTGTGGCGGACGCAGTGGGCCTCCCGCGCGACGCCCGCCGCCCTCCGATCCGCCCTCACGGCGCTGGCCGACCTCGTCGTCGAGGGCGCGATCACGCTCCCCGTCGCCGACACCTTCGACCTCGGCGACGCTGCCGAGGCGGTCCGGGCCGCGACCTCGCACGGCCGCTGGGGCAAGGTGCTGCTGGAGGGATGA